The following proteins are encoded in a genomic region of Macrobrachium rosenbergii isolate ZJJX-2024 chromosome 31, ASM4041242v1, whole genome shotgun sequence:
- the LOC136855278 gene encoding general transcription factor II-I repeat domain-containing protein 2A-like, protein MDPVVRAVNLIRARGLNHRQFRSFLEDIEADFTDVLYHTNIRWLSMGKVLKRMWDVKEEVVMFFNMKDISCDFSRDMECDEWVCDLAFAVDIMQKLNELNTKLQGKGLFAHELYVEVKAFQSKLQLFAKQLKEQNFVHFPLLKTRTVTQALSDKYSSQLMALRDEFIRRFADFKAIEGQFDLLSSPFACDVETAAEELQVELIDLQADNSLKRLFENKPLVEFYASLHSEKFKNLKNFARKMFVIFASTYICEQTFSILKVNRSKNRSLLTDSNLQSVLRISTSNLTPNFNKLVNDCKGLLTIPGGYSSALINARDGPCSQVGKSKPTDKLAQEGTGHTLSTNSSLTLKISKRQKSWPWPESNVAANK, encoded by the exons ATGGATCCAGTGGTGCGTGCAGTGAACTTAATAAGAGCACGGGGACTGAATCACAGGCAATTCCGAAGCTTCTTGGAAGACATCGAGGCTGATTTTACTGATGTGCTGTACCACACAAATATCCGATGgttaagtatggggaaagtactGAAGAGGATGTGGGACGTTAAAGAAGaggttgtcatgttttttaatatgaaagacATTTCTTGTGACTTTTCAAGGGATATGGAGTGTGACGAATGGGTTTGTGATTTAGCATTTGCTGTAGACATTATGCAAAAGCTGAATGAGTTAAACACAAAACTACAAGGCAAAGGTTTATTTGCACATGAATTGTATGTGGAAGTGAAAGCGTTTCAATCGAAACTTCAACTTTTTGCCAAGCAGCTTAAAGAGCAaaactttgttcattttcctctgttGAAAACACGAACTGTTACACAAGCACTATCAGACAAATACAGTTCCCAGTTGATGGCTCTAAGAGATGAATTTATCAGAAGATTTGCTGATTTCAAGGCAATTGAAGGGCAGTTTGATTTGCTCAGCTCACCTTTTGCCTGTGACGTTGAAACAGCTGCTGAAGAACTGCAGGTAGAACTGATTGATTTGCAAGCCGACAACTCTTTAAAGAggctctttgaaaataaaccacTGGTCGAGTTTTATGCATCTCTGCActcagaaaagtttaaaaatctgaaaaattttgcaAGAAAGATGTTTGTGATATTTGCATCAACTTACATATGTGAGCAGACTTTTTCTATATTGAAAGTTAACAGGTCAAAGAACAGATCACTTCTCACAGACTCGAATCTTCAGTCAGTGTTAAGAATCAGTACAAGCAACTTGACACCTAATTTCAACAAACTGGTAAATGATTGCA AGGGCCTCCTGACGATTCCCGGAGGATACAGCAGTGCACTCATCAATGCAAGGGATGGGCCTTGCTCACAGGTGGGCAAAAGCAAACCCACAGACAAGCTCGCACAAGAGGGCACAGGGcacaccctctccaccaacagcagCCTCACGTTGAAAATAAGCAAGCGTCAAAAGTCCTGGCCTTGGCCAGAAAGCAATGTTGCAGCCAACAAATGA